CGCTCTTTCGATTCATGTTTGGTATGTACGGTACATGCCCATGATGCGCAAAGTGGCGTTGAGCTATCAAGATTCAAATTATAACTTCTGACATGTAGTTTTTTTGAGACTTTCCTGAGGGTGACCTCGGGAAAGTTTTTTACTTTAATAGAAAGAAAAATAGATGAAAACGGCAATAATGGGATTTGGAAATCCGGTGCGCAGCGATGATGCAGTAGGCATTTATGTAATAGAACAGTTGCGGGAAAAACTTCCCGATTCTGACGACATAAGCATTATCGATATGGGTACAGCTGCCTTTGAAGTACTTTTTGGTTTAAAAGGCCATGATAAGATTATTTTGGCAGATGCAGTTCTGAATAGCAATGAACCTGTGGGTACTTTGTTTAAAGTCCCAGCGGAAGAAGTAATGAAAGCACCTCAAGATGACCCGATGGTTTTTCTCCATGGAATGAAATGGGACCAGGCTTTATCGTACACGAAAAAAATATTACAAGATGAGTATCCAGAAGATATTCAAGTGTATTTAGTGGCGATTGAAAATACCAAGCTAGAAGTTGATTTGAGTGACGTGGTGAAGGAAGCAGGTGATAAAGTCGTACAACATATTTTGGAAGAATTAAATTTATAGATATCTACGTGAGTGCTAAAATCACCCTGAAGACTTCACATATTTATTTGGACAATGAATTGATTCAACCCATCTTCGGAGACATTCATTACGCGTATGTCACCTATGTGGAAGAGCAGAGTAAGGTTTTAATCACTCCTGTTTCGAGTCAATGGTTCGTTAAAATGTACAAACCGACTCAGTTTCTATTGAAATCACGTAATTTAAAAGGTGATAAAACCCTAGCTATTCGAGAGATATTGATAGACAATGATTTAGATATGACTGACAGGGATTTGGATTATGAAATCATTGAAAAAACGAATTTGATAAAGGTGAGTATCTCATGACAAAACCAAAAAACGACTGGCTAATAGATGCCGAGGTGCAGTACAAGGTTACCCCTGTAAAAGGACGTTGGGAGGTTTCGCTCATATTTATAAATACCCAAGACCCTAACGAGGTTTTGGTTCAAGTTATCGGTGATTACCGTTCGGAACGACTCGCTGAAATCTATGGTAGAAATATACAGCAAACAGCTGCAAAAGACCCACGAGGTACACAAAAAGTAGACAAAGATGCTTACGATATTAACAACAACTGATGCCATCCTAAAGGTTCAGAAGGCGATTGCATCGGTAGATAGATTGGATGAGTTGGTTGGCATAACCGAGGACGCTGAAACTATAGATGACCTGAAAACCTTGGTGGTAGCATCGGATGAAATTACAGTTCCTTTAGATTGGTATGATTTGGAACCGCCTTATATATTTCCTGCGACTCCATTTAACAGGCAAAATCTACTGGCCTTGGTTTTCTATAAGCTTGGAAATCATCAAAAGGCCTTTGAGTTTGTTTCTGAAGAACATCCGCTATACCACCACCTTTTGATTGCAACACATTTGCAATTCGGTTATGAGATTTCGCCTGACATGGTAGATTTTTGTTACAATACATCGCCGCACAACAGTGCAGTTCTAAGTTATTATGGTGTCGTAGAAAACCCCAAAAACAATGAGGGACTTAAAAAAGAGTTTTCTGAAGCACTTTCCAAAGCTGAAAATGATGAAGTCAAGGTATTTACGGCTAAACACTACCTAAATTTACTTCTCGATTCTGGTGAATTGCAGGAGGCAAAACAACTGGCGCAAGAACAATTCGAAATTGCCATTTCAGAAGATGCC
This window of the Maribacter cobaltidurans genome carries:
- a CDS encoding hydrogenase maturation protease; protein product: MKTAIMGFGNPVRSDDAVGIYVIEQLREKLPDSDDISIIDMGTAAFEVLFGLKGHDKIILADAVLNSNEPVGTLFKVPAEEVMKAPQDDPMVFLHGMKWDQALSYTKKILQDEYPEDIQVYLVAIENTKLEVDLSDVVKEAGDKVVQHILEELNL